A window of Roseovarius sp. THAF27 contains these coding sequences:
- a CDS encoding DUF2161 domain-containing phosphodiesterase, with the protein MHDARETLLYAPVKAWLEALGYDVKSEVGPADVVGLRADAEPVVVELKTGFSLTLLQQAVARQAVTEQVYVAVPRWKGKAGWRAFKGNIGLCKRLGLGVLSVKLDEGTVQVHCHPAPFQPRRSKVKRARLLKEFNARRGDPNEGGTRGQIETAYKQDVRACVAYLSEHGPSSGAVIARATGVARATRIMADNHSGWFFRVERGVYALSDAGMALCESETDA; encoded by the coding sequence ATGCATGATGCCCGCGAAACCCTGTTATACGCCCCGGTCAAGGCCTGGCTGGAGGCGCTGGGTTATGACGTGAAGTCCGAGGTCGGCCCGGCCGACGTGGTGGGCCTGCGCGCGGATGCCGAGCCGGTTGTGGTGGAGCTGAAGACCGGGTTTTCGCTGACCCTGCTGCAACAGGCGGTGGCGCGGCAGGCGGTGACCGAGCAGGTCTATGTCGCCGTGCCGCGGTGGAAGGGCAAGGCGGGGTGGCGGGCGTTCAAGGGCAACATCGGCCTTTGCAAGCGGCTGGGGCTGGGGGTTCTGAGCGTCAAGCTGGATGAGGGCACGGTGCAGGTGCATTGCCACCCCGCGCCGTTCCAGCCGCGCCGCTCCAAGGTCAAACGCGCGCGATTGTTGAAGGAGTTCAACGCCCGCAGGGGCGATCCGAACGAGGGCGGCACGCGGGGGCAGATCGAGACCGCCTACAAGCAGGATGTTCGGGCCTGCGTGGCCTACCTGTCCGAGCATGGGCCGTCTTCGGGCGCGGTGATCGCCCGGGCGACGGGCGTGGCGCGGGCGACGCGGATCATGGCGGACAACCACTCCGGCTGGTTCTTCCGGGTCGAGCGCGGGGTCTATGCGCTGAGCGACGCTGGCATGGCGCTCTGTGAAAGCGAAACCGATGCGTGA
- a CDS encoding manganese-dependent inorganic pyrophosphatase, whose protein sequence is MTTLVFGHRSPDTDSTGSPILWAWYLNEVKGQEAEAVLLGEPNTEAAFMLERWDLPKPRIITDVDDGQPCIVVDTNNPAELPTNINGADVQGIIDHHKLVGGLETSGPIDITVRPLACTATIMIDLMGEDAQRMPDWAKGAALTCILSDTLEFRSPTTTDHDRATAEQLARDLGVSVADYAAEMFAAKSDVSAFSDAELIRMDSKEYEVGGTKFRVSVLETTAPATVLDRKDSLMASMQDVAKEDGVDQVLLFVVDILNEEATLLVPNDLVKGVAEKSFDASVSGDTVVLPGVMSRKKQIIPNLKV, encoded by the coding sequence ATGACAACGCTCGTATTTGGCCACAGATCCCCCGACACCGACAGCACCGGCTCGCCCATCCTCTGGGCGTGGTACCTCAACGAGGTGAAGGGCCAAGAGGCCGAGGCCGTGTTGCTGGGCGAGCCCAACACCGAGGCCGCCTTCATGCTGGAGCGCTGGGACCTGCCCAAGCCGCGCATCATCACCGATGTCGATGACGGCCAGCCCTGCATCGTGGTGGACACCAACAACCCCGCCGAGTTGCCGACCAACATCAACGGCGCCGACGTGCAGGGCATCATCGACCACCACAAGCTGGTCGGCGGGCTGGAAACCTCCGGGCCGATCGACATCACCGTGCGCCCGCTGGCCTGCACCGCGACGATCATGATCGACCTGATGGGCGAGGACGCCCAGCGCATGCCCGACTGGGCCAAGGGCGCGGCGCTGACCTGCATCCTCAGCGACACTCTGGAATTCCGCAGCCCCACCACCACCGACCACGACCGCGCCACGGCCGAGCAACTGGCCCGCGACCTGGGCGTCAGCGTCGCCGACTACGCCGCCGAAATGTTCGCGGCCAAGTCGGACGTGTCGGCCTTTTCCGACGCAGAGCTGATCCGCATGGACAGCAAGGAATACGAGGTCGGCGGCACCAAGTTCCGCGTGTCGGTCCTGGAAACCACAGCGCCGGCCACCGTGCTGGACCGCAAGGACAGCCTGATGGCCTCGATGCAGGACGTGGCGAAAGAGGACGGCGTCGACCAGGTGCTGCTCTTCGTCGTGGACATCCTGAACGAGGAAGCGACCCTGCTGGTCCCGAACGACCTGGTGAAGGGCGTGGCCGAGAAAAGCTTCGACGCCTCCGTTTCGGGCGATACCGTGGTGCTGCCCGGCGTGATGAGCCGCAAGAAACAGATCATTCCCAACCTGAAGGTCTGA
- a CDS encoding fused MFS/spermidine synthase — MTRATPLWLLVTAQAVVSAASLVVEIVAGRMLAPHVGMSLYTWTAVIAVVLAGFSAGHWWGGRLAEKPAGQALRWTGGAMLAGAVTTAGAVLILPAVAGWVLDAVAQPVWSITALTMLVFFLPSFFAGVPAPVLAVIAVATARRTGPAMGAMFAAGAVGAIAGTLLAGFVFISWLGSATTLVVVTAVYLVSGLLFAWLGRWRATGAGALAVLLVIGAGYLALAAPDPCDRESRYFCLRVEDISADPADPVRLMVIDHLAHGISARRLREVQFTDHTAMLDRLSMLRAPRDDFTSFHIGGGNYAVPRAFAARGTGAITVAEIDPAVTRMAAEAFWFDPATATVLHEDGRRALLTRPGARFDIIIGDAFTDVVVPVHLVTQEFFQLAADRLTEDGSFLMNVIDHEDRLGALASIVATMRTVFPVVEVWTEQARPAPGQRVVFVVVGGQTRTPESAIVARAPDPTRFGAFADDMVAQLAAGRGQVLTDDYAPIDRLMGRAD; from the coding sequence ATGACACGCGCGACACCTTTATGGCTGCTGGTGACGGCGCAGGCCGTGGTCAGCGCGGCATCGCTGGTGGTCGAGATCGTCGCCGGGCGGATGCTGGCGCCGCATGTGGGCATGTCGCTTTATACCTGGACGGCGGTCATCGCCGTGGTCCTCGCAGGCTTTTCGGCAGGGCACTGGTGGGGGGGACGGCTGGCCGAGAAACCCGCCGGGCAGGCGCTGCGCTGGACCGGGGGCGCGATGCTGGCCGGGGCGGTCACCACGGCGGGTGCGGTGCTGATCCTGCCGGCGGTGGCGGGCTGGGTGCTGGACGCCGTCGCGCAGCCGGTCTGGAGCATCACGGCGCTGACCATGCTGGTCTTTTTCCTGCCGTCCTTTTTCGCCGGTGTCCCGGCGCCGGTGCTGGCGGTGATCGCGGTGGCCACGGCCCGCCGGACCGGCCCCGCCATGGGCGCGATGTTCGCCGCCGGGGCCGTGGGGGCGATTGCGGGCACGCTGCTGGCGGGGTTCGTGTTCATCTCGTGGCTCGGCTCGGCGACGACGCTGGTGGTGGTGACGGCGGTCTACCTGGTCTCGGGCCTGCTCTTTGCGTGGCTGGGGCGCTGGCGCGCGACCGGGGCAGGGGCGCTTGCGGTGCTGCTGGTGATCGGCGCGGGATACCTGGCGCTGGCCGCGCCCGACCCCTGCGACCGCGAAAGCCGGTATTTCTGCCTGCGGGTCGAGGATATCTCGGCCGACCCCGCCGACCCGGTGCGCCTGATGGTGATCGACCACCTGGCCCACGGGATCAGCGCCCGCCGCCTGCGCGAGGTGCAGTTCACCGATCACACCGCGATGCTGGACCGCCTGTCGATGCTGCGCGCCCCGCGTGACGATTTCACCAGTTTCCACATCGGCGGCGGCAATTACGCCGTGCCCCGTGCCTTTGCCGCGCGCGGCACCGGCGCGATCACCGTGGCCGAGATCGACCCGGCGGTGACGCGCATGGCGGCAGAGGCGTTCTGGTTCGACCCCGCCACGGCGACCGTCCTGCACGAGGATGGCCGCCGCGCGTTGCTGACCCGGCCCGGGGCGCGGTTCGACATCATCATCGGCGACGCGTTCACCGATGTCGTGGTGCCGGTGCACCTGGTGACGCAGGAGTTCTTTCAGCTTGCGGCGGACCGGCTGACCGAGGATGGCAGTTTCCTGATGAACGTGATCGACCACGAGGACAGGCTGGGCGCGCTGGCATCCATCGTGGCGACGATGCGGACGGTCTTTCCGGTGGTCGAGGTCTGGACCGAGCAGGCCCGGCCCGCGCCCGGCCAGCGGGTCGTCTTCGTCGTGGTGGGCGGCCAGACGCGGACGCCGGAAAGCGCCATTGTCGCGCGGGCGCCCGACCCGACGCGGTTCGGCGCCTTTGCCGACGACATGGTGGCGCAGCTGGCGGCTGGGCGCGGGCAGGTCCTGACCGATGATTACGCGCCAATCGACCGGCTGATGGGCCGCGCGGACTGA